From the Bombus pascuorum chromosome 7, iyBomPasc1.1, whole genome shotgun sequence genome, one window contains:
- the LOC132908772 gene encoding DNA-directed RNA polymerase III subunit RPC4 translates to MSSDKSGNASNSLPSNIQIKVEPGTSLPVPIQNIKTEPGLSATTRLTSFRLPRDLTLGGNVKTEKSKKLYIPNLNAQRTKKKEDLTQNDSAKTSKSRDHNKGCGKGTADRGRDKGRGRGSSNLIQSSGVWSTGIVSTPGKRYSGGSRDSDRSAQACLEKPKLELNRSVDKAEEEEKVRLLLRDDFIDDREPVNFDNGPIILPMIKGKLYKEDTKVPIEKEKEEKIDRKPIILENGEVLPSKKESKLKIPKSDVETKDEFLENIPKIIENKAHSYILMQFPDCLPGLVGDAEDTRPTRSNIANYEKGNESKQTEFCTLNSLKPGILGKLQILKSGKARLLLGENNLIVDVGSHLSFRQDLIAAKVDTENLIGDLINLGPVANTLICSPDWESMLAKL, encoded by the exons ATGTCTTCTGACAAGTCTGGCAATGCAAGCAATTCACTTCCATCCAATATCCAAATAAAGGTAGAACCTGGGACATCTCTCCCTGTACCTATACAAAACATTAAAACAGAACCTGGTTTATCAGCTACTACTAGATTAACTTCTTTCCGTTTGCCAAGAGATTTAACATTGGGGGGTAACGTTAAGACTgagaaatctaaaaaattatatataccaAATTTAAATGCTCAGAGAACTAAGAAAAAAGA AGACTTAACGCAAAATGATTCTGCAAAGACAAGCAAAAGTAGAGATCATAATAAAGGATGCGGCAAAGGTACTGCAGATAGAGGACGCGACAAAGGACGTGGAAGGGGATCTAGCAATCTGAttcaa TCTAGTGGCGTTTGGTCTACCGGAATAGTGAGTACACCAGGAAAACGCTATAGCGGTGGTTCTAGGGATAGTGACAGAAGCGCTCAAGCATGTCTAGAAAAACCAAAATTAGAATTGAACCGTAGTGTTGATAAAgctgaagaagaagaaaaagtgaGATTACTGCTAAGAGATGATTTCATCGATGATAGAGAACCTGTAAACTTTGATAATGGACCAATTATATTGCCAATGATCAAAG GAAAGTTATACAAAGAAGACACTAAAGTACCAattgaaaaagagaaggaagaaaaaatagataGGAAACCCATTATTTTGGAAAATGGAGAGG TATTACCATCAAAGAAGGAAAGTAAACTTAAGATACCCAAATCTGATGTAGAAACAAaagatgaatttttagaaaacatTCCTaagattattgaaaataaagcacactcatatattttaatgcag TTTCCAGATTGTTTACCAGGTTTAGTAGGTGATGCAGAAGACACTAGACCAACTCGATcaaatattgcaaattacGAAAAAGGGAATGAAAGTAAACAAACGgaattttgtactttaaatagtttaaaacCTGGTATTTTAGGGAAGTTACAGATATTGAAATCGGGTAAAGCACGCTTATTACTGGGAGAAAATAACTTAATTGTTGATGTTGGGTCACATCTTAGTTTTCGGCAA GATCTTATTGCCGCAAAAGTGGATACCGAAAATTTAATCGGTGATCTTATTAATTTAGGTCCAGTAGCCAATACGCTGATATGTTCGCCTGATTGGGAATCAATGTTGgccaaattataa